The DNA region TAATAAATTTTAATGTATGGATGATTCTTAAGTTGAAATAGTACTAAGACTTGTAATGGGACTCTTTTGTAAAGCTCTATTTAGTTCATCAAAATTTCATATACACCATTGTCCAGAAATATCCCGTGGTCTATtcggagaatttttttttacaaatgtaTCATAGCTAACGATTGGATCGTGgatgctaatttttttttaatgtattgtAACTGATGATCGAGTGACGGATGTTGAATGATAATTTTATGCCTTTCTTACACCGTTGTGCAGTGCTTCACTGTTCTGTTATAAATAATACATTGTAGTGATATATTATAAATAATACATGTGGCAAGAGGTGATTCGCtcgcttttaatgatcaagacaTGGGGAAATTATCCTTAGGTCAATACgaaagagataaatcacggatgactattaGTTATTAGTACAAATGATCAAGACATGGGGAAATTATGTTCAGTCACGTCAAATTTTAATCTCAAGATTTTATGTGATAACACCTCGTGTCTTATCATCCCGAAGGAGCTATATTATAAATAATACATACTAATTATGATAATGGTCCCCATGACAATATATAACGGTCCAGAAGGACAATTTTGACGTTAAttatgataaataatattttaatagtaTTTATGATGTCGACTTATTATGTTATGTCGGGTTACACGGTTTAAGTGTACTAATGTAGTGAAAATATAACGGTCCACATAGCAATATATATCACCGTTTTATTAGCTACTGAACCTCTGTCGAACGCAAACAACAAACCtctctagctaaataaaatgtctTCCCCTCTCGACTCCGCCACCTacccaccgccgccgccgccgccgcccttcCCAATCCTAACCTCCGATATCTCCGGCGATCTATCCCCTCCGCCCACCTCCTCCTCTTTCAGCCCCAGTCTCCTCATCATCGCAGCAATCCTCGCCGCCGTCTGCCTCACCTCCGCCGCCATCCACTTCCTCCTCCGCTTCCCCTACCGGCCTTCCTCTTCATCcgcctcctccacctcctccttgCCGCCCCTCATTCGATCCACTTCCCAAGCCTACGAATGCGCCGGATCTGGATCCGGGCCCTCCACCTCCTCTGACTGCGCCGTCTGTCTCTCCCGCTTCCGCCCCGGCGACGAGCTCCGCCTCCTCCCGGCCTGCCGCCACGCCTTCCACTCCCCCTGCATCGACACCTGGCTCCGCTCCCCCGCCGCTTCCTGCCCCCTCTGCCGCTCCCCGGTccaccttccttctcctcctccacgGCCGCCCATAGCGGAGGTCGAGGGGAGCCAGAGGGCGTGGCTGAAGAACTACGTCGACCGGTTGGTTTCCTCCGACTCATCGCGCCGTTTCTCCGCTAGGTGGATCCGCCGCATCGACGGCACCGGGAACCTGGACGCATCGGCCGTCGGCACCAGCGGCGCCCACCACGCCTCCCGATGgacgaccgatccagtggcagtaCCGTAAATAAAAGCAAGTACATGGGCGAAATCGTGCAGGTGTCCTCTGCGGTGTGGCCGCTCCAGGTACCGAAGCTTCTTCCGGATTAGTGTTGCCCAAAGAAAGGACACGGTACGCTGATTATTTACGATATTTTGCCACTGAGGCAGTTCCGCAGTTCCGCAGCGAACTCGATGTGTTTCTATTTTGaaatcaaattattattattattacaagtaaataaataattatatatatagaaGCAAACCGTTACGTCGTGTCGTGATCGAGAAAATATCACTTCCCCCAAAGTTTGAAAAGTCAACAGTATGttgataaaatataatttttttattaatcatgtTTACTATCGAGGAGGAAAATATGGGTTTAACTTGTTTAATGGATACTCATAAGTACTCTTGTTTACTATGACTGTTGGATTTGTGCATAATAGGTTGGATATTTATAGGTATGTGTGGATATTTAGACGTGTGTGATTATCAACAACTACTCtcgataaaaatatataatatgtattAAAGTTATAGTTTAATTGTGGTTATAAGAAATCTTTTCAGGGGTGGATCCAGGGGGCGGCATCGGCTGTCGCCTCTCCTTCCGGCAGTGGAACCCCTAGTATTATAGGGTTCTACTAGTGGAGATAGAGGATACCGTCTCTTGTTCAGTATAAAAATCATCCCTCCGTGTTTGAATTTTTGGATCCGTCACTGAAATTGATTCAACTTGATAATAAGTCTTGTTCCGTCTTTCATCGTAGCTTGATTACCATTAGACTAAACAAGTGGAGGTTATTATTTTTTGGCGAAAATCAACAGAGCGTTCTTTCTGAAATTACCTTGTTGAATGTTATTGTAGCAGCTTTAGCTAAATTAAAGCAAAGTTCTTTCCCATTGGAATAGTTTGGGTTGCTTTATAGTAGTTTTAATAAAAGTGTTTCACGTTGTAGTGGTTTTAGCGAAACATTTTCTAATTATATTCGATCAATTTTGACTAAATTAGATCACTTTTGATATAATTGAAATCGTATGACCAATGTTAAATTACTAATTTTAAGCATGTTTGAGAAACTCTGATTAAAAGGAATAATATTGGAATAAAAGTATTTTTAGAGTATAGAGCATCTTTAGATATAAATTTGATATCATGTGAACCTTGGGCTGCGGATTTGTCCAGACAGACTAGACTCGTTTGGAATTAATCCAAGCATCCTTGGGTAAAATAGTTCGAAGTGTCTGGACTCTTcagtattgtttttttttaaaaaaaattgttttattttgaaatatattatatgtatttaggattaaaaattttagaatttaagagTTGAGTTATAAGAGATTTGAATCAATAAGATTTTTACTTAGTGTTCAACCTTTTTTCTTGGATTATATTTGATACGGTTGACAATGGAGGGAcccaagaggaaagggtgagaagggtcaaggtcatgtagcggtcaaaagtcaagaggacgtgacggtcaatagtcaaggtgacgcGGTAGCCAATGGTCAGGCTGACGGGGTGGTTAGAGGCAAGCACGTGgggtagtcagaggtcaggcagactgGTTGATCAAGGGGGCAAAACAGTTGAAAGACGAGGGAAGACGGCAGGCGGAACACCAGTcacgggtcgggatcggcagagctgtttagaggTAGCCCGAGCTACAGGCCTGCGAGCCAAAggactggaagtataggccatgggtcggaagcggcagaactgatcagaagcagcccgatctacaggcctgcggttgagagccaggaaatacaaagcgcaggatacaggtcaggatcgGCATAGCTGTGTAGAAACGGCTCGGTCTCCAAGTCTGCGACTCAAGGGCTCGGAagtgcaagccacaaatcaaaggtTGTACGCAGCAGGGCTGTGTAGAGACGGCCCTGTCTGCGGGTCTGCTACTCGGAGATCCGGAAGGGTAAGCCACAAGTCATAGGGCTGTGCAGGGTCAGCCCGACTAACAAGCGAGAGCTGGTCGAGGCGTGCGAGGTAGATGCCGACCGCGAtgaataggatgagccaagctgTGCAGGAGTGGAaggatcacaattgtccgtcaaggttaatcattacataccagtgaGACGCGCGAAGGCAGAGGTTTCCAAGGGAGaagatgctctcatgaccaataacGACCTGACAGGTGTCCCTCACTATAAGACAAAAtccatgtgtaaaggcggaggttcctaaacaggaagatgctttcacaaccaatagCAGTGAGACAGGTGTCCAGCACTACACGACAAAGCCCGGTGtttaacgttttctgacagggtgGCAGGTTCTAGGAGAGGAGGACGCATAAAAAGGGGAGagatccctcgtacgcaggtacgcgcatACTTCTTCATcactttttccacaacttttcactttcagtggttttttctcttttctctctgttctttctggggaaaaaggacctgacttaagcgtcggagggcctaatccggggactttttccctgggtttcggtctctaacgtggaGGGGGatattgtctgagtgtgcgcaggagcctgcagcagcgtcagccttccgtgggagccggatcacctacgactttccgtcaacaaccggGCCACctcgaccagcctccgtccgactcagcttccggacgggatcaaatttggcgccgtctgtgggaaacacaacatCCTGAtctggagcgtgaagatggaggactcgggtcgaagctctagccggaggatcaacgtgaccatgactgtggggggggagtacgagctcttcaaggaggtcaggAAGCATGCCGCCTCCGAAAAACAAGGAACGGTTTCGCGACCTCGCTTGGCGCCCGAAGCATCTAAAGAACCAACTCCTgcctccgacaggggctcaaagaggaagcagcaggaagaactccctcgtacttcattccgagagcctcgccgcaactatcatcaGCCTGGACCTCGCGATcatagtccgaagaaagaagAGCCACAGGCGTCGGTGGCAGAGAGCTCTCTACATCCACCCCGGGATGCAGGAAAGGGAAAAGTTATAGCCTCTGCCAGAGATCTGCCTGAAGATCCGGACGACAAGGTACCTTTCTCGGCTCAGATCCTGAGGGAAAGCCTGCCTAGGGGTTACCGAGCcccgaacattggagaatacgatgggaGCAAGGATCCGGAGGAGCACCTGcgaaagttcaagaacgcggctatcttgtatcaatacagcgatgctgtcaaatgccgagtgttcctacacaccctgtccgggtcggcgcagaagtggttcgatggattgcccccagagtccatcaatcgcttcatgGATTTTAAAACGGTCTTCTTACGTCGTTTTgccagtagtcgtaagtatcaaaaaaccgaccactgtctttttgctctcaagcaggattcgaccgagcctttgcgaagctacatcaaccggttcagtcaggtggccaatgacgtcccctccgccacctcagaaatattgatgagcgccttctcccacggattacgagaaggggagttctttagggacctcatcaagaaccccgcccggagttttgatgacatggtggagaaagcttcttgctacatcaaggtggaagaagcgcaggccgcTAGGCGGAAGGCCGAAAAGACGGTGGCCCCAGGCAATAGACCTGAAAGGAGAACACCACAGCCAGCTCAGCCCTTCCAGCGCggtcaacccaggcctgcccctcagcccgctcagggagtcaGACCAGCTCCGCGAGTTGCTGCTATACACGCACCCAGACCTGGACCGaggggagcaccatattgcacatatcatcggtccaggatgCATGAGCTtagtaactgcttccaattcgcccgtGATTCCAGGAGAGCTGCCGAGCAGGGGCGCCCCGGATACAGAGGATGGAGGAGGAACGGGCCGCAGCTGGACGTGCTCGTCGGACCCGGCCCGACCTAGCCGGCCCAGTAGCGGCCTCGGGAAGACCGAAGAGCTGGAGAACCGGGGTAACGTTGTTGTGCGAGAGATCGGTATGATTTCAGGAGtgcccactgacggggactcaggccgagcTCGTAAGTCACACGTTCGGCGGTTGTATGTGGGAGCCGTGGGATGCAGTCACGAGCAGGCCTCCGGCCTTGTTATTAGCTTTGGGCCTCAAGACCTGGAGGGTCTGGAGCTGCCCCACGACAccctcataatcaaggccgttattgctaatagccgagtggctcgggtctttgtggataccgggagctcggtcaacattttattcaaAGCTGCgagatgcagatcgacgccgctgagctccaacctgtaaccacttccttgtatgggttcacaggtaacgaagtcaaacccatgggtcagatcaagctggccatctccatgggcaccgagccattggtgcgcacccggaggaacaccttcatcgtggtggattcgccttcctcctataacgtcatcctgggaaggccagccctGCATGAGTTCCGAGCTGCCGTCTCCacctttcaccagaagatcaagtttccggttggcgagcaggtcggagaagtcaagggagagcagagGGTGTCTCGAAGTTGCTACAtcgatatggtccgggtggaggcgcgCAAGAGCCGGCGGACTCAAGATGGCGGTGTACATGCTATCCAGGAGGAGCCCTTGCCTATTGCTGAGGAGCCTATCTCCTGCGAAGATATTCAGTTGCATCCTGACAGagcagagagcatcactcgcattgctaGTGACCTGCCGCCGGAGCTGAAGTCGGAGCTGATACAGTGCCTGATCCGCAACAGAGACGTCTTTGCTTGGTCCCCGGAAGAACTGCCCGGAATCAAACCAGAGATAGCCGAGCACAAGCTGCATCTGATGCCCGAAGCCCaaccagtcaagcagaagaagagaaatttctccgccgaccagaataaaattatccgagctgaagtagaTCAGCTCAAGAAGGCGGGGCATgttcgggaggtgcaattcccgtcctggctttctaaTGTGGTGTTGGTAAAGAAGCCTaataacaagtggagagtgtgcatcgactttcgcgacctcaacaaagccacccccaaagaTTGTTACCCactcccgcggatcgatcaggCGGTGGATTCAACTGTTGGCtgtgaaaggatatgcatgatggacgcttatcaaggatatcatcagatacccttggctagggaggatcaagagaaagtcagcttcataacGGCCGACGGTACTTTTTTctatacggtcatgccatttggactcagaaatgctggggctacctaccaaaggatgatggacaaaatctttcggagtcagatcgggcggaacgtagaggtctatgttgatgatatcctgatcaagtcccccctgacgtccagtctaataaaagatgtagaagaaacctgtgggactctgaggcaaCATGGGGTAAAGCTGAATCCCCTGATATGTCTGTttggggccaaaggagggaagtttctgggttacctggtgactgaacgagggatagaagtcaatcctgagaaggttcaagcacttcggaacaagcagatccctcagaatctgaaggaaacacaGAAGCTGGTCGGCCGGATAACAAcactgtcccgattcatctccagatctgcagatcgagcggcgcccttcttcaaagtgctcaggaaagcgaccaagtttcagtggacggaggagtgcacacaggcctttgaggagctaaagcaatactTGGAGTCCTTGCCATCACTGTTCAAGCCCGTCGTGGGAGAaccctttgggtctacttgtcagccacccccgaggccgtgggggccgtgctggttaaggagcaggacaatgtacaacggccagtgtatttttttAGCCATTTATTGAAGGGGGCTGAATCTCGGTATTCAACTTTGGAAAAGTTagtttacggacttgttctcatggctcgacGCCTCCGACCCTATTTCTTGGCACATCCTCTTACCGTCCTGACAAATAGCACGATGGGGCgggctctcaccaaggtggaggtagcaggtcgacttatcaaatgggcaaccgagctaggggaatatgatatacagtatcagccccgaaccgtGATCAAGGCGCAGACTCTGGCGGATTTCCTTACAGAGGTTTATCAAGCGGATTCGGAGGAGGTTTGGAAGATTTATGTAGACGGGTCGGCTACCCATCATGGAAGCggtgtaggtgcacttctaatatctccgcagGGAGACATTATGCAGTTGACTGTGcggctaaatttcagagctaccaacaatgaggcagagtatgaagccctattaGCAGGTTTGCATGCAGCTAGGTATGTGGGGGCAAGCCGAGTCGTAATATATTCAGATTcgcagctagtaactcagcaggtgaccAGACATTTCGAAGcaaacaacgaaaagatgcaagtttacaaggaggcctatgagaagatgaggaaagattttaaagaggtCACAGTCACCAAGATTCCCAGGGCTAAAAATGAAAGGGAAGATGAACTAGCTAAGATGGCCAGTTCCCTGACTACTTGGGTGCTTGACAGATCTATAGCGCAggccttccttatagctcagatcgaTCTGCAAAACAATCTGGgaggagtaattgattggagggcgcccataatgAGTTTCCTCCAGGAAGGAATTGTACCCACTAACCTAGAAGAGACACGTATGCTCCGGAGGCAGACCCATTCTTATATCATGATTGGAGATCAAttgtacaaaaggtctttctctcGACCTCTGGTCAAGTGCTTAAATATGGAAGAAGCAGATCAGGCCTTACGGGAGATACACTTGGGATGCTGTGGCAATCACGCAGGGGGGagaacgctggctcggaaagtactattggccggatatttctggcctaccctgcagaaggatgcacagaagctggtgaatacttgtttgtcatgccaaaggtaccagaacctgacgcaccgacctatagagctgctgagaacttccaTAGTGTCTTGCCCTtttgaccagtggggtatggatatcgtaggacctttcccgatggctacgggGCAAAGACGTTTTTTgctggtagcagtagattacttctccaagtgggtggaagcggaagctcTGGCCAAAATCACTAAAGATGCTGTGATCTAATTCTtatggaagaatatcttttgcagattcggcttacctcacaaattggtgtcggacaatggaagacaatttcaaggacgtaaaatacaaaattggtgcaaggggttcggcataactcaggccttcacgTCGGTGGCtcatcctcagagcaatggtcagacagaggtgatCAATCGGGAAATAGTgcgagggctcaaagttaagctgGATCATACGGggggcagttgggtggacgagctgtcgagcattttgtgggcttaccgtacgacaccccgagagagcacaggtctgacacctttccacttggtatatggcaatgaagcagtggtacctctggaggtcgggataccatcCGTCAGGAGAATGATGTACGACGAGGGGAACACGGAACGACGGCTGGCCGAactagatttcatcagcgaaattcgcgagcaaacagctgccaggctggaagcctatagacagaggatgagacagagctataatagaagggtgatccctcgTTTCTTCGGAGAAGGTGACCTGGTCTGGAAGCAGGTGAAACCCTTGGGGGAAGTGACAAAGTTGGCGCCTCAATGGGACGGACCTTACAAAGTCGTCAAGAAGTTGGCGtcgggggcctattatttgcaagacgctcaaggaaggaagctagacagaccttggagtgctaactacctacggcCCTATCGGGTGTGAGGGATGCCAACCCTGTTGCTGTAAGCCAGGTCGGCCGAGGGGGCTAGAGATAGCGCGGTAGTCAAGCCAAAATTCAATGATACatatgtacatgtaaaaatttcATCAGTTTAAGCAGTTggtacagatcatttgaaaggagcaaaaatatcatctggaaagccttgaatgatttgATGGCGATCCAAGAAGTCTGCGGGGGGGATGGAGCTCAAGAAGCCCTGCGCGTGCAGCTGATGGATAACCCCGGCTGCCGTGTATGGTATGGTCGCAGAGAAAGGTGCCCCAGCTTGGGATAAAAATTTGGAAGAGGTCAGATAGGACATTCGACTTCGCAGGCAGCGgtcctcctctccttcttgatagacggCCAAGGCGGTGGATACTCCCGACAAAGCCGTTCGGGACTGGGATAGTTCTGCTTTCAGAGCCCTCAGTTCAGCTGCTTGAGTCTCCAGTTGAGCTGCCTGAACCTCCAATTTCTCGCCCCTCTCCTGTAGAAGGGTATCTTTGGACTGTATCTCTTGAGCTTGGTGGGCTAGTTGTTGCTGATAACCCGCCTCAGATGCAGTTCTCTCCTCCCTCATGGCTCGGAGCTCATTTTTCACTTGTATCAGGGACCGTTTCTGACGGTCGGTCTGATTGGTTAGGGCTTGAATCTCAGCCTGCAAAGCATAGCTGGCTTGGGCAGGGTCGTCCAGTTGCAGCTCTAATTCGGAGACTCTCTCccggagttctttgctttcatgatggagggtgtggaaggattggttcagcaccaaAGATTCGGCGTGAGTCTGGTCGGAAGATATAACCTTCAGTTAAGGCAATACAATAGCAAGGGTAAGGTGAGGAATACGTACTTTGgcccaggacttcgagaacctatccatctggACTAACGGCGGCGCATTACCCATTTGATCCATGCTCTTTGCCCACAAACTGCCGAGgcagcctttcatcatcagaaggCTCGTAGGGGCGTCAGACCGCCGAGCCAGAGCAGCTTCAGAGGGGATGGTGGTCCTGTAACGATGGCGGGTGGAGAaggaaggttgagaagggccaGCGTCAGCACCAGGAGGAGCGAGAGGTGACTCGGGAACAGGCTCAGTGGGCACGGGGTTTTGATGATCGCCTGGGCTGTCTCCCTCTGCAGTAGTAGGAGCAGAGCGGAACGTAGCTGGTCGCCCCCTATAGGGGTTGGGAGAGGCtgccagataaagaaaataaaactgaAGAGGGAAGTGATGTCAAAGCTAGTCACGACGGCAGCAAGGGGCAGTATGGTAGTATAAGGAACAGAATCAAGCGTTAATAAAGTCAGACCTGGTCCTCGGCGCCGcctgtgaagcaggggctggttaTCAGAGTCAGAGTCATCATAGCGAGACTGACCCTGTGAAGAGGCTGCCGCACCCCTGTCTGTGGCGCCCCGGCCGGATGAGCTTAGACCTGCGCGATGAAGAGTTGCGCGACCACGTCTGGAGGCCCGGAAGGCTCCTCGGAAGACACGTCTGGTCGGGCGAGCAGTTTGATCACGAGCCCGACCTCGGCTCGAGGCGGCAGGCGAAGGAGAAGCGGCGTGTGAGGCAGGGCTGGGAGCAGGCTGGGTCGCTGCCCCAAAGGAGGCGGATCCaagatgagggagtagcctcctatCCAAGATTGCCCGACCGCGCCGCAGTATTTCCAGGTCATCGAGGGGCAGAGGCAGAACCTCTGAGGCGCGATGCAGAACCTCCGCTGTAGGCACCAACACGAAAGGCCATTCTCACAAAGAAAACGGTCGAAATTGAAGGAAAGGGGACTCAACACGAGCTTACCTAAGGAACGCGGTGTGTCAGAGGTAGAGTGGCTCAGCCTGAAAAAAGAAAGTAGGTCTTCAGATAGCAGTCTGGTCAGATTCAAGCGCCAATCCTCCATTCGAGTGGCAGCCGTAGCATAGGGGAGGTCCATGTGGAATTCATCCAGCGCCGGAGTCAGAGGCAGCGCAGATTGCCAGCGCAGAGGCCAATCCACTTCTTCGGGAAATcggagaaaaaagaatttttttcctccagttagcactgggaggaggaagaggagagaagaaagcgGTATGATCGCGAGCTTGGAAGTCAAAAAGACCATCAGCGTGCCGAGCAAGAGCAAAGAAGCAGTGAAAGAGGGGAGCGGACCAGGAAACCTcgcaaacttcgcagagtattacaaagccacacaaaatctttatggaattgggagttagctgacctaAAGGGATCctaaagtagcggcacactccagacagAAAAAGATGCGGGGGTAGACGAAGACCAGATACAAATTGCTCAGTAAAGAAAGTGCAAAAATCAGGCGGGGGATCCAAGTACaagttcacaccagtagggatgatggggcgaaagctagtagggatttcgtAAATGTACCGTAGatcatcccaatccaactcagcgAAAGTTGAAGCACCTGGGAAGTGTTCCGCCAACAAGGAAACCCAAGAAGGAGAGACCATTGCAAGGGAGATTCTCTCAGAAGGTAGAAGGAACAAACGAAGAGAGGGGGCTAGGGAAAAAGGAAGGAGCGCGGCGTGATCTCGGAGAAAGTcagtcggcggcggcggcggcggcggcgtttGAGTACTCCGTGGTGATGGCGAAGCATAAcagaagggagagaggaagaagatacttataggtatggtggaggAAGGATATTCTCGTACGTTAACAACGAATGGTGGATACAGGCGCGGAAATAGACAAGGAGCGCTCTACGATGAGCTTCGAGAATATAACCAAAGGGCATTATAGGAAAGGCAAAGGCTCGGAATA from Zingiber officinale cultivar Zhangliang chromosome 4B, Zo_v1.1, whole genome shotgun sequence includes:
- the LOC121977899 gene encoding RING-H2 finger protein ATL46-like — protein: MSSPLDSATYPPPPPPPPFPILTSDISGDLSPPPTSSSFSPSLLIIAAILAAVCLTSAAIHFLLRFPYRPSSSSASSTSSLPPLIRSTSQAYECAGSGSGPSTSSDCAVCLSRFRPGDELRLLPACRHAFHSPCIDTWLRSPAASCPLCRSPVHLPSPPPRPPIAEVEGSQRAWLKNYVDRLVSSDSSRRFSARWIRRIDGTGNLDASAVGTSGAHHASRWTTDPVAVP